The genomic region AACTATGCTCGACCACATGTGGATACTAGCTGCAGCAACACTCTTCCTGGTCATAGCGGTACCCGAACAGGCCTACGCCTGGGGCGCCGGAATCCATCTTCAGCTCGGCATGAACGTCCTCGCCAACCTCGACGCGCTGAAACCTGCCGTTGCGGCCGTCATCTCGGCGCACCCCTACGACTTTCTCTACGGCACCATCGCGGCGGACATCACCCTCGGCAAGAAGTTCACCCACTACCTGCAGCACTGCCACCGCTGGCGCATCGGCCACCGGGTGCTGGACAAGGCGGGGGACGCCGCGCAACAGGCCTGCGCCTACGGCTACCTGAGCCATCTCGCCGCGGACTGCATCGCACACAACTATTACGTCCCCTACAAGGTGATGAGGAGCTTCTCCTCCCTCACCTTGAAGCACGCCTACTGGGAGATGCGCTTCGAGAACTTCGTGGAAAAGGAGATCTGGGAGACGGCGAAGAAGGTGTCCCTGGAACACTTCAGCTCCAACGACCAGCTTTTGCGCAAGGTCCTTTCCGACACCATCTTCTCCTTCGGCACCAACAAGCGGATCTTCAACTCGATCCTGCTGGTGAGCCGCCTGGAGAAATGGCAAAGCCTTTTGCAGACGCTCTCTGAATCCTCCCGCTACGTGCTGGAGGAGGACGACCGGGAGGAGTACATGCAGCTCGCCCAGGAGGCGGTGTTCGACTTCCTGAACAACGACGAGGAGTCCCGCTACTACTTCGCCGACCCCACCGGGGAGCGGGCTCTGGCCGCAGCGGAAGCGGTGCGCAAGAACCTGAGGCTTTTGTACCGGACCGGAAAGCTCACCAAGCCCCAGGCGATAGCCGAGCTGGAAGAGCTGAAGCCGAAGCTGAAGGAAGCCATCTGCCGCCCCGAGCTCCTCTTGGAGATCCTATCGGCTTGACGAGGCGTCCCCCTTCCCTGCCGTGGCCCCGCGCAGAACTTCCACGCGCTCCAGTATCTCCCCTGCCAATTCATCCTTCCCCATCATGGGGAGCTCCTCTACCCGGCCATCCCGGTACAGGAGCTTGACGATGTTGGTGTCGACGTTGAACCCGGCCCCCTCCTGGGAGACGTCGTTCGCCACCACCAGGTCGAGGTTCTTCGCCTTGAGCTTGGCGCCGGCATTTTTCACCAGTTCCTGGGTCTCGGCCGCGAACCCCACCAGGAGCCGTCCACCCTTCATGGCCCCTATCTCGGCCAGGATGTCCGGGTTTTTCTCGAGCTCGATGCAAAGCTCCGCCTCGCTCTTCTTCATCTTCTGGCCGCTGCGGGACCTCGGGCGGTAATCGGCCACAGCCGCCGCCTTGATCACGATATCGGTTCGCTCCAGGGCATCCAGCACGGCGTCCCGCATCTCGGTCGCGCTCTGCACCCGGACCAGCTTCACCCCGTGCGGCGCAGAAAGCGCGGCAGGCCCTGTCACCAGGGTGACCTCCGCTCCCCTCAAGCGCGCCTGCCTCGCGATGGCGTACCCCATCTTGCCGGAGGAGTGGTTGCTGATGAAGCGCACCGGGTCGATCTCCTCCAGGGTCGGGCCCGCCGTCACCAGGACCCGCTCCCCCTTGAGCCTCTTGGGGGTCAAGGCCGCCACCGCCTCCTCCAGGATCACCTCGGGGGCCTGCAGTTTCCCCTCACCCTCGTAGCCGCAGGCGAGCATGCCGCAGGCAGGCGCCACGAAGAGGTAGCCGTGTTTCTTCAGGCGCTCTTCGTTCTCGCGGTAGATGGGGTTGTGGTACATGTTGACGTTCATGGCCGGGGCGATCAGGACCGGCGCCCTGGTGGCCATCACGGTGGTGGTCAGAAGATCGTCGGCGATGCCGCAGGCGAGCTTCCCGATGCAGTTGGCCGTGGCGGGGGCGACGATGAAGAGGTCGGCCCGCTCGGCCAGCGAGATGTGCCCAATCTCCTGCTCCGAGATCAGGTTGAAGAGCTCGCTGTGCACCGGGTTCCCCGAAAGGGTCTGGAAGGTGAGCGGCGTGACGAACTGCTTCGCTCCTTTAGTCATCACCACGTGGACCGTCGCCCCGGCCTTGACCAGAAGGCGCAACAGCTCGACGGCCTTGTATACCGCGATCCCGCCGGTTACCCCTAGAACGATCTCCTTCCCTTTCAGCATCGCCTCCTCCTATTCGTTGATGTAGGGGTTGCTGCGCCTCTCGCGCCCGATGGTGCTGGAGGGGCCGTGGCCGGGCCAGACGGTGGTGTCGTCGGGAAGCGGCATCAGTTTCGCCTTGATGGAGGCCATCAGCTGCTCGTGGGAGCCGCCGGGCAGGTCGGTGCGCCCTACCGAATCGGCGAAAAGGGTGTCGCCCGTGATCACCAGCTTCTCGTGGGCCAGAAGCAGGCAGCACCCCCCCTGGGTGTGCCCAGGGGTGTGCAGCACCTCGATGGAGCGCCTGCCGAACTCGAGCTTCATGCCGTCCTCAAGGAACCTCGTCGGGGCCGGGGAGTCCTCGACGCTCAGGCCGTACTTCTGCGCGCTTTTGGCGGCCAGCTCCAGAAGCTTCTGGTCTCCCTGGTGGATCAAAAGCTCGGCGCCGGTCTTCTCCTTGAGGCTGCGGTTGCAGCCGACGTGGTCGAAGTGGCCGTGGGTGTTGACGATGTACTTGATCTTGATCCCGAAGCGCGTGACGGCGTCGAGGATCAGGTCGCAGTCTGCGCCCGGATCCACCACCACCCCTTCGTTGCTCTGCTTGTCTCCCAGTATGAAGCAGTTGACGCCTAGCGCGCCGACCACTATGGTCTCGAACAACATGCCATTTCCTCCCTGCGGTGCCGGGCGCCTAGGCTGCGGCCGGGAACCCGCTTCGATGCATCGAAAGTTATTCCCTGCCGTTTTTCAGCGCGGCGAAGGGGTTGTTGCTGAAGCTCTTGCGCTCCTGGCCGCCCCGGGGAGCGTCCGTGCGTTCACGGCGCGGCGCCCCCTGCTCCGGCGCGCCCGCCAGTGGCGGCGCCGGGGCCGCCACCGTCTGCGGCAAAAGCTCGGACGGCTCCAGGCACGCCTCGGGGGCGAGATCCTGCTCCTCCTCGAAGAGGCCGTTCTCCTTGAAGAAGTAGCGGTCGTAGAGGCGGTGGTACGAGGTCCAGCGCGAGGGGTTGTCCGGCTCCTTGCGGATGTGGGTCCTGATGCCGTTGATCTTGGAGTCAAGGTCGTCCAGGTAGTTGAGGATGGTCGCCTCCAGCGTTTTAGGGCGCTTGGGGGAGCCGTATTCGTACTGGCCGTGGTGCGACAGGATCATGTGCTTCAAGAGCATGGCGAGCTCGGCGGGAAAGCCCGGGAGCGCCGTGATCCGCTCGTGCAGCATCTCGGCCCCGATGGTGATGTGGCCGATCAGCTTCCCCTCGTCGGAGTAGTCGAAGCAGCGCAGGTAGGTCATCTCGCGCACCTTCCCCACGTCGTGCAAAAGCGCGCCCGCGATCAGGAGGTCGCGGTTCAGCCCAGGGTAGAGCGGGACCATGGCGTCGACCAGCTTCGCCACGGCAAGCGAGTGCTCCAAAAGCCCCCCCAGGTAGACGTGGTGCATCCCCTTGGCCGCCGGCGCTACGCGGTACTGGGCCAGGAGTTCGGGGTCGTGGAAGAAGGAGGACAAAAGCCTGGAAAGGTCCGGGTCCTTCACCCCGGCGATGAGAGCGTGCAGCTCCTCGACCATGGAGTTTATGTCCCGGTTCGTTTCCGGAAGGAAGTCGGCCAGATCCACCGTCTCCTCGGGAACCTTCTTCAGCTCCGAGACGATCAACTGCATCTTGCCCAGGTAGACGCTCGCCTTGGCGCGCACGGAGAGAAAGTCGTTGCGGTCGAAGAGCGCGCCCACCTGGTCCGCGTTGTCCCAGACCTTGGCGTCGACCTCGCCGCTTTTGTCCATAAGCTTCAGGGTGAGGTACGGCTTGCCGTTCTTCGCCATGGCCACGATCTTCTCCTTGACCAGGAAGACCGCCTCCACCAGGTCGCGGTCCTTTATCTCGGCAACGCATTTCTTTTTCACTTGAAGCTCCTTGTAGGCCGCGCCTCCCCTTAGGGGCGCCGCGGCGTTGAACCGTTTGTTGTTACACCTCTGGTTTCCCGGCACCGAGCCGCGCCGCGATGGCGTCGGCGACGCGAATCCCGTCGAGGGCGGCGCTCATGATGCCGCCGGCGTACCCCGCCCCCTCGCCGGTCGGGTAGAGTCCCGGGTGGGAGACCGACTGCAGGTCGGGGCCCCGCAGGATGCGCAGGGGGGCCGAGGTCCTGGTCTCGACCGCGGTGAGGGTCGCCTCGGCGCTCACGAAGCCGCGCATCTTCCTGTCGAAATGGCGGATCCCCTCCTTAAGCGTCGCGGCGACGGCCGCGGGTAGAAGTGGGGTCAGCTCGCACTCGACCACGCCGGGGCGGTAGCTGGAAGCGACCCTCCCCTTCCCCTCCCCCAGAAAGGCGAGTAGGCTCTGCGCCGGCGCCAGGTATCCCCCTCCCCCGGCCGCATAGGCGCTCCGCTCCAGGTCGCGCTGAAACTCGATCCCGGAAAGAGGCGACTCCCCCGGAAAGTCCGCAGGCCCAACGGTGGCGACGAGCGCGCTGTTGGCGCCGGGGCCGTTGCGGCGGTAGCCGCTCATGCCGTTCACCACTACCCCGCCCGCCTCGGAGGCGGCGGCGACCACCACCCCGCCGGGGCACATGCAGAAGGAATAGGCGGAGCGACCCGTCTTCTCGTTGTTGTAGGCCTGCGCGTACTCGGCAGGCGGGAGCTCCGGGTGCGGGTTCCTGCCGTACTGGATCTCGTCGATCAGGGCCTGCGGGTGCTCCACCCTGAGCCCCACCGCGAAAGGCTTCGCCTCCAGCGATACCTTTGCCCGGTGCAGCATGGCGTAGGTGTCGCGCGCGCTGTGCCCTGGCGCCAGGATCAGCGCATCGCAGGGGTGCTCCGAGGTCTCGTTCACTACCACGGCGTTCACCCGTACGCCGGAGAGCCCGATCCCGCTCACCCTGCTCTCGAAGCGGATCTCGAAACCCGCCTCGATGAGCCGCTCCCTGATCCCCTTCACCACGGCGCGCAGCCGGTCGGTCCCTATGTGCGGCTTCGCCAGGTAGAGGATCTCCGGCGGGGCCCCGAACTGGACCAGCTGCCTCAGCACCCAGCCGCAGTTCTCGTCCTTCACCCGCGTGGTCAGCTTGCCGTCGGAGAAGGTCCCCGCCCCACCCTCGCCGAACTGGACGTTGCTCTCGGGGAGGAGCTCCCCCGCGCGCCAGAAGCGGGCGACGTCTGTGCCGCGTCGCTCCACCTCCCGCCCGCGCTCGAGGACCAGGGCGCTGAGCCCGTACTCGGCGAGCCTCAGCGCCGCGAAGAGCCCGGCCGGCCCCATGCCGACGATGACGATACGCTCCTTCGACGCGATCCTGGGAAACTGCTCCTTTCGAGCCGGCTCGACCCGGGAAACGTCCCCCCCCTCCTTGACCCGGGTCTCGTCGGAAAGCGTCACCTGCACTGTATAGACCAGCTTGATCTTACCCTTCTTGCGGGCGTCGACCCCCTTTCGCACCAGCGAGATGGAGGTGATGGAGCTCTCGGGGACGCCTAGCTTGGCCGCGGCCATAGGACGCAAAAGGCGCTCCTCTTCTCCGGGAGAAAGGGCGAGGTTTCTTAGCAGAAATGGCATGGGGTTCCGTCAGGCGGCGCTGGAGCCGCGCCTCTTTCTTTCCAGAAGCTGCTCGACGATGATGACGATGTCCAGCGGTGGGGTTGATTTCGGTATGTGCACCTTGGCGCCCATCTCGGCGATCGGGTGTTCGTGCGGGGCGCCCTGGAACATGGAGGTCAGGAGGATGATGACGGGGTCCGGGTCTTCCGAGAGCCGGATGATCTCGAGAGAGGCGCTCACCCCCCCCATCCTGGGCATGACGAGGTCCAAAATGACGGCGTCGAATTCCCCCTGGCCGTAGGCCTCCACGCCGGCCTGGCCGTCATCGGCGGTGACCACAGCGAAGCCGGCGCTCTCAAAGGCGTCCGACATCACCTTCTGGAAGAACTTGTCGTCGTCCACCAGGAGGATCTTTCTCCGGTTTTCTGCTGTCATTTCAACCTCAAAGCGCGATGGGATGCGCCATCATACAAAAATGCGCCCCAAAAGGGAAGGGAGAATCCTCCCGCTACCTCGGCGCGGCAAGCGGCAGGCGCACCAGGAAGGTGGTCCCCGAGTTGTCGCTTTTCTCCACCTCGATCTTCCCCTTGTAAGTCTTCACGATGCGCAGGACCACGGAGAGCCCGAGCCCGGTGCCGCGGCTGTTGGTGGTGAAGAACGGGTCGAAGATGTTGGGGAGGTTCTCGGGCGGGATCCCCGGGCCGGTATCGGAGACCCGCACCGTGAGCCACTGCTCGTCCCCTTCCAGCTCTACGGTCAGGGTCCCCTCTTCCGGCATCACGTGGATGGAGTTCAAAAAGAGGTTGGTGAAGATCTGCTCGATCTCCATCGGGTCCGCCTTGATGGCGGGGGGGATGTTCTTGAAGTCGGTGACGGCGCGGATCTTCTTCTGGCGCAGCTGCGGGGTGAAGGCGTCCAGGGTGTGCTCCAGGACCCGGTCGACCCGCACCTCGCTGATCTCGAACTTGGGGCGTTTGGAGGCGTCCAGAAGCTTCCCCAGGATGTTGTCGATCCGGTCCACCTCCTTGAGGATCTTCTCCACGTAGTCCAGGCGCTCGTGCTCGTCGAGGCCGCTTTTGATGAGCTGCACGAAAAGCGCGATGGAGTTCAGCGGGTTCCTGATCTCGTGCGCCATCCCGGCGGAAAGGTAGCCGAGCGAGGCGAGCTTCTCGGACTGCACCACCTCCACCTGGGCCCGGCGCAGCGCCTCGCTTTTTTCCTGCACCCGGCGCTCCAGTTCGCGGTTCCAGTCCGCGATCTCGGCCAGAAGCCGCTCCCGTTCGCTCAAAAGGGCGCGGTTTTGCAGCTCGATCCCCCGCAGCTTCAGGACGCTCTCGATCCTGTCGACCAGGTCCTGGTTGTTGAAAGGCTTCAGGATGTAGTCGGAGGCCCCCGCCTTCATCAACTCGACGGCGATCTCCTCGCTCCCCTTGCCGGTGAACATGATCACGTAGGTGTCGGGGTAGCTCCGCTTGATCTCCTTGAGCGCGGTGAGGCCGTCCATGTTCGGCATCATGTAGTCCAGAAGCACGAGCTCCGGGCTTTGCTTCTCGATGCAGTCGAGCCCCTCCTGGGCGGAAAGGGCGGTGAACACCTGGTAGCCTCGGTTTTTGAGGATGATGGCGGTAAGGTCGAGGATGACCTTCTCGTCGTCGACTATCAGCACGCGGCCGCGCGGCTCTTTATCCTGTTGGGACATGACGGGCGTTCCTGTTCTTTAGGGATTGTGCTCTTCAAAAAAAAGGGGCAGCAAACGCTGCCCCGCAGAAGTCTTATGGCGCCGCAATCAGGCGAGCCGTACGGTTACAACCGGGCAGAGCGCCTTTCTAACCACGCGCTCGGCGGTGCTGC from Citrifermentans bremense harbors:
- a CDS encoding zinc dependent phospholipase C family protein translates to MLDHMWILAAATLFLVIAVPEQAYAWGAGIHLQLGMNVLANLDALKPAVAAVISAHPYDFLYGTIAADITLGKKFTHYLQHCHRWRIGHRVLDKAGDAAQQACAYGYLSHLAADCIAHNYYVPYKVMRSFSSLTLKHAYWEMRFENFVEKEIWETAKKVSLEHFSSNDQLLRKVLSDTIFSFGTNKRIFNSILLVSRLEKWQSLLQTLSESSRYVLEEDDREEYMQLAQEAVFDFLNNDEESRYYFADPTGERALAAAEAVRKNLRLLYRTGKLTKPQAIAELEELKPKLKEAICRPELLLEILSA
- the coaBC gene encoding bifunctional phosphopantothenoylcysteine decarboxylase/phosphopantothenate--cysteine ligase CoaBC; this encodes MLKGKEIVLGVTGGIAVYKAVELLRLLVKAGATVHVVMTKGAKQFVTPLTFQTLSGNPVHSELFNLISEQEIGHISLAERADLFIVAPATANCIGKLACGIADDLLTTTVMATRAPVLIAPAMNVNMYHNPIYRENEERLKKHGYLFVAPACGMLACGYEGEGKLQAPEVILEEAVAALTPKRLKGERVLVTAGPTLEEIDPVRFISNHSSGKMGYAIARQARLRGAEVTLVTGPAALSAPHGVKLVRVQSATEMRDAVLDALERTDIVIKAAAVADYRPRSRSGQKMKKSEAELCIELEKNPDILAEIGAMKGGRLLVGFAAETQELVKNAGAKLKAKNLDLVVANDVSQEGAGFNVDTNIVKLLYRDGRVEELPMMGKDELAGEILERVEVLRGATAGKGDASSSR
- a CDS encoding MBL fold metallo-hydrolase, producing MLFETIVVGALGVNCFILGDKQSNEGVVVDPGADCDLILDAVTRFGIKIKYIVNTHGHFDHVGCNRSLKEKTGAELLIHQGDQKLLELAAKSAQKYGLSVEDSPAPTRFLEDGMKLEFGRRSIEVLHTPGHTQGGCCLLLAHEKLVITGDTLFADSVGRTDLPGGSHEQLMASIKAKLMPLPDDTTVWPGHGPSSTIGRERRSNPYINE
- a CDS encoding 3'-5' exoribonuclease YhaM family protein, with the translated sequence MKKKCVAEIKDRDLVEAVFLVKEKIVAMAKNGKPYLTLKLMDKSGEVDAKVWDNADQVGALFDRNDFLSVRAKASVYLGKMQLIVSELKKVPEETVDLADFLPETNRDINSMVEELHALIAGVKDPDLSRLLSSFFHDPELLAQYRVAPAAKGMHHVYLGGLLEHSLAVAKLVDAMVPLYPGLNRDLLIAGALLHDVGKVREMTYLRCFDYSDEGKLIGHITIGAEMLHERITALPGFPAELAMLLKHMILSHHGQYEYGSPKRPKTLEATILNYLDDLDSKINGIRTHIRKEPDNPSRWTSYHRLYDRYFFKENGLFEEEQDLAPEACLEPSELLPQTVAAPAPPLAGAPEQGAPRRERTDAPRGGQERKSFSNNPFAALKNGRE
- a CDS encoding NAD(P)/FAD-dependent oxidoreductase — translated: MPFLLRNLALSPGEEERLLRPMAAAKLGVPESSITSISLVRKGVDARKKGKIKLVYTVQVTLSDETRVKEGGDVSRVEPARKEQFPRIASKERIVIVGMGPAGLFAALRLAEYGLSALVLERGREVERRGTDVARFWRAGELLPESNVQFGEGGAGTFSDGKLTTRVKDENCGWVLRQLVQFGAPPEILYLAKPHIGTDRLRAVVKGIRERLIEAGFEIRFESRVSGIGLSGVRVNAVVVNETSEHPCDALILAPGHSARDTYAMLHRAKVSLEAKPFAVGLRVEHPQALIDEIQYGRNPHPELPPAEYAQAYNNEKTGRSAYSFCMCPGGVVVAAASEAGGVVVNGMSGYRRNGPGANSALVATVGPADFPGESPLSGIEFQRDLERSAYAAGGGGYLAPAQSLLAFLGEGKGRVASSYRPGVVECELTPLLPAAVAATLKEGIRHFDRKMRGFVSAEATLTAVETRTSAPLRILRGPDLQSVSHPGLYPTGEGAGYAGGIMSAALDGIRVADAIAARLGAGKPEV
- a CDS encoding response regulator, yielding MTAENRRKILLVDDDKFFQKVMSDAFESAGFAVVTADDGQAGVEAYGQGEFDAVILDLVMPRMGGVSASLEIIRLSEDPDPVIILLTSMFQGAPHEHPIAEMGAKVHIPKSTPPLDIVIIVEQLLERKRRGSSAA
- a CDS encoding response regulator is translated as MSQQDKEPRGRVLIVDDEKVILDLTAIILKNRGYQVFTALSAQEGLDCIEKQSPELVLLDYMMPNMDGLTALKEIKRSYPDTYVIMFTGKGSEEIAVELMKAGASDYILKPFNNQDLVDRIESVLKLRGIELQNRALLSERERLLAEIADWNRELERRVQEKSEALRRAQVEVVQSEKLASLGYLSAGMAHEIRNPLNSIALFVQLIKSGLDEHERLDYVEKILKEVDRIDNILGKLLDASKRPKFEISEVRVDRVLEHTLDAFTPQLRQKKIRAVTDFKNIPPAIKADPMEIEQIFTNLFLNSIHVMPEEGTLTVELEGDEQWLTVRVSDTGPGIPPENLPNIFDPFFTTNSRGTGLGLSVVLRIVKTYKGKIEVEKSDNSGTTFLVRLPLAAPR